The following are encoded together in the Desulfococcus multivorans genome:
- a CDS encoding FAD-dependent oxidoreductase, which produces MNRLNTLPTLRINPSEKLTLSYKGRTIQGVKGDTVATALYANGVRVFARSLKYHRPRGLYSLDGECSNTMMAVDGIPNQRTENLPLKEGMTVAEQNVVGSAERDWMAFMDKLDWTMPAGFYYKTLHKPAWVWPIAMKQVRQAAGLGKISPDFEMKGSYTDVFTTADVCVLGGGAAGMTAALAAAGKGLRVVLLEARPWLGGCFEYRAALYNGEKPLYERARELAAAVEKTANIRVFAHASVIGTYNNNLVTAFQVGNEKDGFDERYIEIRAAGIVVATGCIERPLLFDNNERPGVMQVACAHRLARTYGLLPGTQAVFSVGHDLGLEAAVDLFDLGLKINCIADIREDGQNPELMLALKERKIPVFPGWVAVKAHGCKTVNKVSLATVNGTVTRDFDCDVLVASAGLTPVTGPATLAQARTRYDQHTGYFLPTTLPAKMHVAGRMTGLGDALAIEASGHLAGLLAAADTGVDAASEIEDAKVRLAELPGPERGTKLVTAPVKGRKTYICFDEDTTVKNIKQAMAMGFDVPELIKRFTSAGTGPGQGGIPGHNLPLFVAKYGASPTRPPQPTTVRVPLVPTFLATYAGANHDMHKRTPVAESQKAAGGVFRRIGVWRRARYFSDDFSCREEILNVRNNVGMLDGSTLGKFRIHGPDALKALQRVYVSDMSKVKAGRVKYSAMCNDDGCVIDDGVVVKQGENDYYFTTSTARAGATVEWFRYHTRYDGWSYNLVNLTDAMGVINLSGPNARKVLEKVTDADVSNEAFPFSGYREFTVAGAIPVRAMRLGFVGELSYELHVGSSYMQALWDILWEAGKAFNIAHFGVEAQNVLRMEKCHIILGAESEQRTNLLDVGLGFLWDRQKTDARTVGAVALRQAEGDTGRLTLVGFKMENPERAPKDGSIIVDTRVRGYVCTARKSFSLNEAVGMALVESQLSDIGSRLEIFEDECNGKRLYAKVVPMPFYDPDGKRMKM; this is translated from the coding sequence ATGAACAGGCTTAACACACTGCCGACACTGCGGATCAACCCTTCGGAGAAGTTGACCCTGAGTTACAAGGGCCGAACCATTCAGGGGGTTAAAGGCGATACGGTGGCGACGGCCCTGTATGCGAACGGCGTCCGGGTATTCGCCAGAAGCTTGAAATACCATCGCCCCAGGGGGCTCTACAGTCTTGACGGGGAATGCAGCAACACCATGATGGCGGTGGACGGCATTCCCAACCAGCGGACCGAGAACCTGCCCCTCAAGGAGGGGATGACGGTCGCCGAGCAGAATGTCGTTGGCTCCGCCGAACGGGACTGGATGGCCTTCATGGACAAGCTTGACTGGACGATGCCCGCGGGATTCTATTACAAGACCCTGCACAAGCCGGCGTGGGTGTGGCCCATCGCCATGAAGCAGGTGCGGCAGGCGGCCGGGCTCGGAAAGATTTCCCCCGACTTCGAGATGAAGGGATCTTACACCGATGTTTTCACCACGGCGGATGTCTGTGTGCTCGGCGGCGGCGCCGCCGGCATGACGGCCGCCCTGGCGGCGGCGGGAAAGGGACTCCGGGTCGTCCTCCTCGAAGCCCGACCATGGCTCGGCGGCTGCTTTGAGTACCGGGCAGCCCTCTACAACGGTGAAAAACCCCTGTATGAGCGCGCCCGCGAGCTCGCGGCCGCAGTGGAGAAGACCGCCAACATCCGCGTGTTCGCCCATGCTTCCGTCATCGGGACCTACAACAACAACCTGGTCACGGCCTTCCAGGTGGGCAATGAGAAGGACGGCTTCGACGAGCGATACATCGAGATCCGTGCCGCCGGCATTGTCGTGGCGACCGGCTGCATCGAACGACCGCTCCTGTTTGACAACAACGAACGCCCCGGCGTGATGCAGGTGGCCTGTGCCCATCGTCTGGCCCGGACCTACGGTCTGCTGCCGGGCACCCAGGCGGTCTTCAGCGTCGGCCATGACCTGGGACTGGAGGCGGCCGTCGACCTTTTTGACCTGGGGCTCAAGATCAACTGTATTGCCGACATTCGGGAAGACGGACAGAATCCCGAATTGATGCTGGCCCTGAAGGAACGAAAAATCCCCGTGTTCCCGGGATGGGTGGCCGTCAAGGCCCACGGATGCAAGACGGTCAACAAGGTTTCTCTGGCCACCGTCAACGGCACTGTCACCCGGGATTTCGATTGTGACGTGCTGGTGGCTTCGGCGGGTCTGACCCCGGTTACGGGTCCGGCGACCCTGGCTCAGGCCAGGACGCGTTATGATCAGCATACCGGATATTTCCTGCCCACCACTCTGCCGGCGAAAATGCATGTGGCCGGTCGGATGACGGGCCTGGGCGATGCCTTGGCCATCGAGGCTTCGGGGCATCTGGCCGGACTTCTGGCAGCCGCCGATACCGGGGTCGACGCAGCGTCCGAGATCGAGGATGCCAAGGTCCGTCTGGCGGAACTGCCCGGCCCCGAACGAGGGACCAAGCTGGTTACGGCACCGGTAAAGGGCCGGAAGACTTACATTTGCTTCGATGAGGACACCACCGTCAAGAACATCAAGCAGGCCATGGCCATGGGCTTTGACGTGCCCGAGCTCATCAAGCGGTTCACCTCGGCCGGCACCGGCCCCGGACAGGGCGGCATCCCCGGCCACAACCTGCCGCTTTTCGTGGCCAAATACGGTGCCTCCCCGACCAGGCCGCCGCAGCCGACCACGGTCCGGGTGCCCCTGGTCCCGACATTCCTGGCCACCTATGCCGGCGCCAACCACGACATGCACAAACGGACGCCGGTGGCGGAGTCCCAGAAGGCGGCCGGCGGTGTATTCCGCCGTATCGGCGTGTGGCGCCGAGCGCGGTACTTTTCGGATGACTTCTCCTGCCGGGAGGAAATTCTGAACGTTCGGAACAACGTGGGCATGCTGGACGGCTCGACCCTCGGCAAGTTCCGGATCCACGGGCCCGACGCCCTCAAGGCACTGCAGCGGGTATATGTCTCGGACATGAGCAAGGTCAAGGCGGGACGCGTCAAGTACTCCGCCATGTGCAATGACGACGGGTGCGTCATCGACGACGGCGTGGTTGTCAAACAGGGTGAAAACGACTATTATTTCACCACCTCCACCGCCCGCGCCGGTGCCACGGTCGAGTGGTTCCGCTACCACACCCGGTACGACGGGTGGTCCTACAACCTGGTCAACCTCACGGATGCCATGGGCGTCATCAACCTTTCGGGCCCCAACGCCCGGAAGGTGCTGGAGAAGGTCACCGATGCCGACGTCTCCAACGAGGCCTTCCCCTTCAGCGGCTATCGGGAGTTCACCGTGGCCGGAGCGATTCCGGTCCGGGCCATGCGCCTCGGATTCGTGGGCGAACTCTCATACGAGCTCCACGTGGGGTCGTCTTATATGCAGGCCCTGTGGGACATTCTCTGGGAGGCCGGGAAAGCGTTCAATATCGCCCACTTCGGCGTCGAGGCCCAGAACGTGCTCCGGATGGAAAAATGCCACATCATCCTGGGGGCGGAGTCCGAACAGCGGACCAATCTTCTGGATGTGGGCCTGGGCTTTCTCTGGGATCGCCAAAAGACCGATGCCAGGACGGTGGGTGCCGTGGCGCTCCGACAGGCTGAAGGCGACACCGGCCGTTTGACCCTGGTCGGCTTCAAGATGGAGAACCCGGAGCGGGCGCCCAAGGACGGATCCATCATCGTGGACACACGGGTCCGGGGTTACGTCTGCACGGCGAGGAAGAGTTTCTCGCTGAACGAGGCTGTGGGCATGGCCCTGGTCGAATCGCAGCTGTCGGACATCGGCTCGCGGCTCGAAATTTTCGAAGACGAATGCAACGGCAAGCGCCTGTATGCCAAGGTCGTGCCCATGCCGTTCTATGACCCCGATGGCAAACGGATGAAAATGTGA
- a CDS encoding glycine cleavage system protein T, whose translation MADIQRKSPVQFPEVPIQTEIRDHWKVALAYDDEGSGPYLVDLSHKVRLDLQSANLADFRPYDIPVPETPGQCALENGVLINRMNRTQAAIWQLTGIPGPMPEDPAYTDVSEATVFLALFGPNAFFITEKLSALDFLDPGKSAPFLLQGPFSHVPCQIVTLEKNADGNGGIIFTCSRGYGHAMVHAIMEAGQEFGIRPAGENRFNHWLGTLAG comes from the coding sequence ATGGCGGACATTCAAAGAAAATCCCCCGTTCAATTTCCTGAGGTGCCGATCCAGACCGAAATCCGGGACCACTGGAAAGTAGCTCTGGCCTATGACGACGAGGGCAGCGGACCCTACCTGGTCGACTTGAGTCACAAGGTTCGGCTTGATCTCCAGAGCGCCAACCTGGCCGACTTTCGCCCCTACGACATTCCGGTGCCGGAGACGCCCGGGCAGTGCGCGCTGGAAAACGGTGTACTGATCAACCGGATGAACCGCACCCAGGCGGCGATATGGCAGCTCACCGGCATTCCCGGGCCCATGCCGGAGGACCCGGCATACACCGACGTCTCCGAGGCGACGGTCTTTCTGGCGCTCTTCGGGCCCAACGCCTTCTTCATCACGGAGAAGCTCTCGGCCCTCGATTTCCTCGATCCTGGAAAATCGGCGCCGTTTCTGCTGCAGGGCCCCTTCTCCCACGTTCCCTGCCAGATCGTGACCCTGGAGAAGAACGCCGACGGCAACGGCGGCATCATTTTCACCTGCTCCCGGGGATACGGCCACGCCATGGTCCACGCCATCATGGAGGCCGGACAGGAATTCGGGATCCGACCCGCGGGTGAGAATCGTTTTAACCACTGGCTGGGGACCCTGGCCGGATAG
- a CDS encoding NAD(P)/FAD-dependent oxidoreductase, with protein sequence MPKTYDAIIIGAGVIGTPIAYELAKKGYKTLNVDKQPDAGEGSTAGSCAIVRAHYSTEDGVAFAYEGFKYWNDWENYLENAADEKGLARFMKTGSLLIKSQGHDWRKVKKHYDAVGVEYKELTNEEVLKMVPVVDLHEFWPVKRPEDPSFFDEPTGMLEGAIFCPEGGYVNDPALSAHNIMRAAEKYGAEFMFNAEVVDIRSRDGRVTGITLKDGTQFDAPVVVNVGGPHSFKINQMAEGVWEGCNIKTRALRHEVMHCPSPEGYDYLNDGYHMSDGDIGCYYRPEVGNMFLIGSEDPECDPKEWVDPDAFYAGKGGPGRDNQLTEAQWKAQCYRLARRIPTLPVPNQPRGVCDLYDVSDDWIPIYDKSDLGGFYMAVGTSGNQYKNAPVVGAMMAELIDACEKQGLDHDKTPFQFKMRYTGRVLDVGFFSRKREINYDSSFSVNG encoded by the coding sequence ATGCCTAAAACTTATGATGCCATCATTATCGGGGCAGGTGTGATCGGCACCCCCATCGCTTATGAATTGGCCAAAAAGGGATACAAGACACTGAACGTGGACAAGCAGCCCGACGCGGGTGAAGGCTCCACGGCCGGCTCCTGCGCCATCGTCCGCGCCCATTACTCCACCGAGGACGGCGTGGCCTTTGCCTACGAGGGATTCAAGTACTGGAACGACTGGGAGAATTATCTGGAGAACGCAGCGGATGAAAAGGGGTTGGCCAGGTTCATGAAAACCGGCTCCCTTCTCATCAAATCCCAGGGTCATGACTGGCGGAAGGTCAAGAAGCACTACGACGCCGTGGGCGTGGAATACAAGGAGCTGACCAACGAAGAAGTCCTGAAGATGGTGCCGGTGGTCGATCTTCATGAATTCTGGCCGGTGAAGCGTCCGGAGGACCCCTCCTTTTTCGATGAGCCGACCGGAATGCTCGAAGGCGCCATTTTCTGCCCCGAGGGCGGTTATGTGAACGATCCGGCCCTCTCCGCCCACAACATCATGCGGGCGGCCGAGAAGTACGGGGCCGAGTTCATGTTCAACGCAGAGGTGGTGGACATCCGGAGCCGGGACGGCCGGGTGACGGGCATCACCCTGAAGGACGGCACCCAGTTCGACGCTCCCGTCGTGGTCAACGTGGGCGGCCCCCATTCCTTCAAGATCAACCAGATGGCCGAAGGCGTCTGGGAAGGATGCAACATCAAGACCAGGGCTCTCCGGCACGAGGTCATGCATTGCCCCTCCCCCGAAGGCTACGACTACCTGAACGACGGCTACCACATGTCCGACGGCGACATCGGGTGCTATTACCGTCCCGAGGTGGGCAACATGTTTCTCATCGGGAGCGAGGACCCCGAGTGTGACCCTAAGGAATGGGTCGATCCCGACGCGTTCTATGCCGGCAAGGGCGGCCCCGGCCGGGACAACCAGCTGACCGAAGCGCAGTGGAAGGCCCAGTGCTACCGTCTGGCAAGAAGGATCCCGACCCTTCCGGTTCCGAATCAGCCCAGGGGCGTATGCGATCTCTACGACGTTTCCGACGACTGGATTCCCATCTATGACAAGTCGGATTTGGGCGGCTTCTACATGGCCGTCGGCACCAGCGGCAACCAGTACAAGAACGCGCCGGTGGTCGGCGCCATGATGGCGGAGCTCATCGATGCCTGTGAGAAGCAAGGGCTCGACCACGACAAAACGCCCTTCCAGTTCAAGATGCGCTACACCGGCCGGGTCCTGGATGTGGGCTTTTTCTCCCGAAAGCGTGAGATCAATTACGACTCCAGCTTCTCCGTCAACGGGTGA
- a CDS encoding electron transfer flavoprotein subunit beta/FixA family protein encodes MKIYVCVKHVPDSAATITIRDRNRIEENITFLMNPYDEHAVTEAAKLRSRLPGSEVIAVCVAGPAAENTLRSAMAMGADRSILVCTDGPVDSMLAARALAAAIKGDGSPHLILTGKESIDAEGMQTMFRLARHFGAPAAVNAVKITLVEDGVVVECEKEAGSRDVLRLTTPCIVAVGRGLNTPRYPTLPDILKARKREIRKIGLEQLAAASPGGSTKVLSLAPVVERRAPKEITGNPAAAARELVRILREAARVL; translated from the coding sequence ATGAAAATCTATGTCTGCGTCAAACATGTGCCGGACTCGGCGGCCACCATCACCATTCGGGACCGGAACCGGATCGAGGAGAACATCACCTTCCTGATGAACCCCTACGACGAGCACGCCGTCACCGAGGCGGCCAAACTGAGAAGCCGGCTTCCGGGATCCGAGGTGATCGCCGTCTGCGTGGCCGGGCCTGCCGCCGAAAACACCCTGAGATCGGCCATGGCCATGGGGGCCGATCGCAGCATTCTCGTCTGTACCGACGGACCCGTCGACAGCATGCTGGCGGCCCGGGCGCTCGCAGCGGCCATCAAAGGCGATGGATCACCCCACCTGATCCTGACGGGGAAGGAATCCATCGACGCCGAGGGCATGCAGACCATGTTCCGTCTGGCCCGCCATTTCGGGGCGCCGGCGGCCGTCAATGCAGTGAAGATCACCCTGGTGGAGGACGGTGTTGTGGTGGAGTGCGAGAAGGAGGCGGGCTCCCGGGACGTTCTGCGCCTGACGACCCCATGCATCGTCGCTGTCGGACGGGGCCTGAACACCCCCCGGTATCCCACCTTGCCGGATATTCTCAAGGCCCGCAAGCGGGAGATCAGGAAAATCGGCTTGGAGCAGCTTGCCGCGGCATCGCCCGGCGGAAGCACGAAAGTCCTTTCGCTTGCGCCGGTGGTGGAGCGCCGCGCCCCCAAAGAGATCACCGGAAACCCAGCGGCTGCGGCCCGGGAGCTGGTTCGCATCCTCAGAGAAGCGGCCAGGGTCCTGTAG
- a CDS encoding electron transfer flavoprotein subunit alpha/FixB family protein: MKKIGLLIEIKDDEIKPANYGMITMAHGDEHQLFALVVNADTPAYRDALSGSGVTDIVDISTPQGAWHPDEWADAVVHAMDRFGIGTLLGLTSPQGRDLLPRIAAQLDAPLVMDCLTVDLDRNVARTTQYSGKAMADIQLTGGHYIYGVRANAVPPVPLLRTAGIHPFAAPESPASGLTVLATRPGKAGTVDLAEADVIISGGRGMKSGENFKVLHDCARAMGAAVGASRVAVDEGWVPYTYQVGQTGTKVNPKVYIACGISGSVQHFAGMKSSEMIIAVNTDPDAAIIGKCDYYIIGDLFDIIPEVTRVLEGGGR; encoded by the coding sequence ATGAAAAAGATCGGACTGCTCATTGAAATCAAGGATGACGAGATCAAGCCCGCCAACTACGGGATGATCACCATGGCCCACGGCGACGAACACCAACTGTTCGCCCTGGTGGTGAATGCCGACACTCCGGCGTACCGGGATGCGCTTTCGGGATCCGGCGTCACCGACATTGTCGACATTTCCACCCCGCAAGGCGCGTGGCACCCCGATGAATGGGCCGATGCCGTCGTTCACGCCATGGACCGCTTCGGGATCGGGACGCTTCTGGGGCTGACGAGCCCCCAGGGTCGAGACCTGTTGCCGCGCATCGCGGCCCAGCTCGATGCGCCGTTGGTCATGGATTGCCTGACCGTTGACCTGGACCGGAACGTGGCGCGAACCACACAGTATTCCGGGAAGGCCATGGCCGACATCCAACTGACGGGCGGTCATTACATCTACGGCGTCCGGGCCAACGCCGTCCCTCCTGTTCCCTTGCTCCGGACGGCCGGGATCCACCCCTTCGCCGCGCCTGAATCCCCGGCCTCGGGACTCACGGTCCTGGCCACGCGGCCCGGCAAAGCCGGCACCGTCGACCTGGCCGAGGCCGACGTCATCATCTCAGGGGGCCGGGGGATGAAAAGCGGTGAGAACTTCAAGGTGCTCCATGACTGCGCCCGGGCCATGGGGGCCGCCGTCGGCGCCTCACGGGTCGCCGTGGACGAGGGGTGGGTGCCCTATACCTACCAGGTGGGCCAGACCGGGACCAAGGTCAACCCAAAGGTTTACATCGCCTGCGGCATCTCCGGGTCGGTCCAGCATTTTGCTGGGATGAAGTCCTCGGAGATGATCATCGCCGTCAACACGGACCCTGATGCCGCCATTATCGGCAAATGCGACTACTACATCATTGGGGATCTTTTTGACATCATCCCCGAGGTGACCCGTGTCCTCGAAGGCGGCGGCCGTTAG
- a CDS encoding DMT family transporter, giving the protein MDSRTLRANTLLMLTAMIWGFAFVAQRIGMAHVGPFTFNGIRFALGGLSLIPVMIAAGRPHRDIAHPSFRSGSTMLMTGGVLAGVALFAGASLQQVGLLYTTAGKAGFITGLYVVLVPIVGLVWKQSTDVGTWLGAFLAAVGLYFLSVTEQFTISFGDFLELLGAVVWAGHVLLIGWFSPKISAIRLSFIQFMVCSGLSLATAAATETVTLQGLAEAMPAILYGGIGSVGIAYTLQVVAQKHAKASHAAIILCMESPFAALGGWLLLDEMMSGRTLFGCGLMLFGMLVSQIYPQILSRSRRRRPGKA; this is encoded by the coding sequence ATGGATTCCCGAACGCTGCGCGCCAACACGCTCCTGATGCTGACGGCCATGATCTGGGGATTTGCATTCGTCGCCCAGCGCATCGGCATGGCCCATGTCGGCCCCTTCACCTTCAACGGCATCCGTTTCGCTCTGGGAGGGCTGTCCCTCATTCCGGTGATGATCGCCGCGGGACGGCCACATCGGGACATCGCTCACCCGTCCTTTCGGTCCGGATCAACAATGCTGATGACCGGCGGCGTTCTGGCCGGAGTCGCTCTGTTTGCCGGTGCGTCCCTTCAGCAGGTGGGCCTCTTGTATACCACCGCCGGCAAGGCGGGGTTCATCACCGGTCTTTACGTGGTTCTCGTTCCCATCGTCGGTCTCGTCTGGAAACAATCCACCGACGTCGGCACATGGTTGGGGGCGTTTCTGGCGGCGGTGGGTCTTTATTTTCTGAGTGTTACCGAGCAGTTCACCATCTCTTTCGGGGACTTCTTAGAGCTTCTTGGCGCTGTGGTGTGGGCCGGCCATGTGCTGCTGATCGGATGGTTTTCCCCAAAAATCAGCGCGATACGCCTGTCATTCATCCAGTTCATGGTCTGTTCGGGGCTGAGTCTCGCAACGGCGGCCGCCACCGAGACGGTGACCCTGCAAGGTCTTGCGGAAGCGATGCCGGCCATCCTGTACGGCGGGATCGGCTCCGTTGGGATCGCCTATACCTTGCAGGTGGTGGCACAGAAACACGCCAAGGCGTCCCACGCCGCCATCATCCTGTGCATGGAATCACCCTTTGCCGCGTTGGGCGGTTGGCTCCTTCTCGATGAGATGATGAGCGGAAGGACGCTGTTCGGCTGCGGCCTCATGCTGTTCGGTATGCTGGTTTCCCAAATCTACCCCCAAATCCTATCCCGGTCGCGCCGGCGCCGGCCCGGAAAAGCCTGA